In the genome of Saprospira sp. CCB-QB6, one region contains:
- a CDS encoding acyl transferase: MSSADAWREELWKEIGQMQASDLPQMALKVFRYQYTHNLIYRQWVDLLGRKPQNVNQLEDIPFLPISLFKTKRIVSGDWREQQIFSSSGTTGQQRSQHFVRQLALYEEQSVRCFEAQYGPLSDYRILALLPSYLEREGSSLIYMIEHFLKQAKAGSGFYLYNIDTLKEQMQQAKAAGEKVLLWGVSFALLDFAEAGGFPLGPQDIVLETGGMKGRRKEMLREELHGILGQAFGIEQIHSEYGMTELLSQAYSLGQGIFQPPTQMGIYIREHSDPLHIYKEPQHNGAINIVDLANLDSCAFIATDDLGRKYADASFEVLGRLDQSDLRGCNLLVEL; encoded by the coding sequence ATGAGTTCAGCCGATGCTTGGCGTGAGGAGTTATGGAAAGAAATTGGGCAGATGCAGGCCTCTGATTTGCCGCAAATGGCCCTAAAGGTTTTTCGCTATCAATATACACATAATTTGATCTATCGGCAATGGGTCGATCTTTTGGGCCGCAAGCCCCAAAACGTAAATCAACTGGAAGATATTCCCTTTTTGCCCATCTCTTTGTTTAAAACGAAGCGGATTGTCAGCGGGGATTGGCGCGAGCAACAAATATTTAGTAGCAGTGGGACCACAGGACAGCAGCGCAGCCAACATTTTGTTCGACAGCTGGCCCTATATGAAGAGCAGTCGGTCCGCTGCTTTGAAGCCCAATATGGCCCCCTCTCCGATTACCGCATCCTGGCCCTTTTGCCCTCTTATCTGGAGCGGGAGGGCTCTTCGCTGATCTACATGATCGAGCATTTTCTCAAACAGGCTAAGGCGGGCAGCGGTTTTTATCTCTATAATATAGATACTCTAAAGGAGCAGATGCAGCAGGCCAAGGCCGCCGGCGAAAAGGTTCTGCTCTGGGGCGTAAGCTTTGCCCTGCTCGATTTTGCCGAGGCCGGGGGATTCCCCTTGGGCCCTCAAGATATTGTGCTAGAAACGGGGGGCATGAAGGGCCGCCGCAAAGAGATGCTGCGGGAGGAGCTGCACGGGATTTTGGGGCAGGCCTTTGGCATCGAGCAGATTCACTCGGAATATGGCATGACCGAACTCTTATCGCAGGCCTATTCTTTGGGCCAAGGGATTTTTCAACCACCCACTCAGATGGGCATTTATATCCGCGAGCATAGCGACCCCCTACATATATATAAGGAGCCCCAGCACAATGGGGCCATCAATATTGTGGACCTAGCCAATCTGGATAGCTGCGCCTTCATCGCTACCGATGATCTAGGCCGAAAGTATGCCGATGCTAGCTTTGAGGTCCTGGGCCGACTCGATCAATCAGACCTCAGAGGCTGCAATCTCTTGGTAGAACTTTAG